The following nucleotide sequence is from Ahniella affigens.
TCTTGGCGCTCCGCTCGGGCATTTTCGACCCAGCCACGGAGTCGCTCCAGGTTACCGGCTCGTCACTGGATGGGGTCGCCGACTCGCGCTACGCAGTCGTGCAACTGCACACCCTGTCCCGCGCCGCTGAGCAGACGCTCGCACGTCTGGGCACTCAAATCGTCGGATTCATTCCGAACGCCGCGTATATTGTGCGCCTCAACGGTCAGCCCTTGACCAAGCTGGCAGCCGACCCGAGCGTCCGCTTTGCGAGCGCGCTCCCCGCCGCCTGGAAGATTGATCCGGCGTTTCTGACCGGCGCGCCGGTAGAGGCATCGGTCACGCTGACCGTCCACGGTTTCGCGGGAGAAAAGCCCAGCGCGTTCGCCGCCGCCTTGCGCAAGGCCGTTCCGAGCGCCGACGTCAAACTGGCGCGCGACAGCGCAACGCTGCCGCTGCTCAATGTCCAGGTCCCGGGCGCGATGCTGAACACCGCGCTGACGACACTGGCCCGTCTGGATGGCGTGCACTGGGTCACCCGCTATCAGCAACCGTTCCTGACCAATGACGATTCGATCGGACCGATGCAGGCGAGTGCTGCGACGGGCACCCCGATCTGGGATCGCGACATCATCGGCACCGGCCAGATCGTCGCGATTTCCGATTCGGGCCTGGATCGCAACGAATCCTGGTTCACGCGCTATGACAATGGCAGTGGCGTGGTCAATGCGATTACGGATGCCGAGTCGACCACACCGCCGGCCATTGGCACCGTTCACCCCACCAGAAAGGTCTACGGTTACTTTGTCCAGCCCGGCGCTACGTCGTATGACAACAACGCCACGTGCCCGGGTGGCACGCCTACCGGCTTCCACGGCACGCACGTGGTTGGTACGGTTGCTGGCGATCGGAGCAACACGGCAACGCCAACGGACCCGCAGCACGATGCGAACGGCGACGACGGCATGGCACCCAATGCACAAATCCTGTTCCAGGATATTGGCAACGACACAACCGGCTGCTTGGCCGGACTCGGTGACTTACCCAACACCATTCGCCAGGCGCACGCGGCGGGAGCCAGGATTTCGAGCAACAGCTGGGGTGCCAGCACCAATGGCGCCTACGGGACGAACGACATTGAGGTGGATGCCACCTCGCGTGAAGTCGAAGACTTGCTGTTTGTTGTTGCGGCTGGCAACGACGGCGCGGGGGCGACCACGATCGGCTCTCCCGGCAATTCCAAGAATGCGCTGACGGTCGGGGCATTGGGGCATGGCAATTCAACCGCAATTGCCGGCTTTTCGAGCCGCGGCCCGACCGTTGACAGCCGCATCAAGCCCGATATCGTGGCGCCTGGCAGCTCTATCGTTTCGGCACTCGGCAACACCAACAACGCTGGCACCGAGCAGACCGGCGCGACGCAATCGTTGAGCGGCACCTCCATGGCAACTCCAACAGTGGCTGGGTCGCTCGCGCTGATGCGCCAGTATTTTGAAGACGGCTACTACCCGCGCGGCGCGAAGACCCCTGCCGATGCGTATTCGCCAAACGGCGCCATGCTCAAGGCTTTGGCGCTGAACCGCGCACAAGTGATCGGCACTTGGCCGACCAACACGTTTGGATGGGGACGTCTGGCGCTGGAGTCGACGCTTTACTTCAATACCGCAGTCGGCGGCGGCGCCTCGACAGACACCACGCGAACACGCATTTTCGAGCGCGACAACAGCACCGGACTTGCGACTGGCGAACAGCACGTATACACCCTGGGCAATGTCGCAGCGGGCCAGGAGTTGCGGGTCACCCTCACGTGGTTCGACCCCGAAGCGTTGCCGGCGGCAGCGATCACACTCATCAACAACCTCGATCTCGAAGTGGTCGGTCCTACCGGCATCGTCTTTAAGGGCAACCAGCTCACGTCGGGCGCGTCCACACAGAACCCTGCCGGCACTGACAGCCGCAACACGGTGGAGCAAATTCGCGTGGTTGCCCCAACGGCAGGCAGCTACACCTTGCGCGTGAAGGGCACGGCCGTCCCGGGCAACGGCGCACCGGGCTCCAACCAGCAAGGCTACGCGTTGGTGGCTTCGGCTGCGTTCGGCATTCCTGACCCAAGCCCCGCCGCTGCGCCAACGGCCTTGAACATTGCCAGCAACAGCACATCGGGCATTGCGGTCGGCTTTACCGGCACGGCCACTCAGGGCTTCCAGCTTTATCGCGCCGATGGCACCTGCGCCAACGCCGACAGCAAACAGTTCCGCCTGGTTGCAACCGGCACCAGCAGCCCGTTGGTGGATGATCGCTCGCAAGGCGGTTACACCTATGCCTACAAAGTGCGCGGCGTGAGCGGTGATGTCGAAGGCGCAGCGTCTGCCTGTATTGAGGTGACCAGTAGCGACACTTGCACGCTCA
It contains:
- a CDS encoding S8 family serine peptidase; amino-acid sequence: MKRIVLHTLSIAIAGALGTPIALAQSRLPVPAWQPSPAEIEAATSPNLLALRSGIFDPATESLQVTGSSLDGVADSRYAVVQLHTLSRAAEQTLARLGTQIVGFIPNAAYIVRLNGQPLTKLAADPSVRFASALPAAWKIDPAFLTGAPVEASVTLTVHGFAGEKPSAFAAALRKAVPSADVKLARDSATLPLLNVQVPGAMLNTALTTLARLDGVHWVTRYQQPFLTNDDSIGPMQASAATGTPIWDRDIIGTGQIVAISDSGLDRNESWFTRYDNGSGVVNAITDAESTTPPAIGTVHPTRKVYGYFVQPGATSYDNNATCPGGTPTGFHGTHVVGTVAGDRSNTATPTDPQHDANGDDGMAPNAQILFQDIGNDTTGCLAGLGDLPNTIRQAHAAGARISSNSWGASTNGAYGTNDIEVDATSREVEDLLFVVAAGNDGAGATTIGSPGNSKNALTVGALGHGNSTAIAGFSSRGPTVDSRIKPDIVAPGSSIVSALGNTNNAGTEQTGATQSLSGTSMATPTVAGSLALMRQYFEDGYYPRGAKTPADAYSPNGAMLKALALNRAQVIGTWPTNTFGWGRLALESTLYFNTAVGGGASTDTTRTRIFERDNSTGLATGEQHVYTLGNVAAGQELRVTLTWFDPEALPAAAITLINNLDLEVVGPTGIVFKGNQLTSGASTQNPAGTDSRNTVEQIRVVAPTAGSYTLRVKGTAVPGNGAPGSNQQGYALVASAAFGIPDPSPAAAPTALNIASNSTSGIAVGFTGTATQGFQLYRADGTCANADSKQFRLVATGTSSPLVDDRSQGGYTYAYKVRGVSGDVEGAASACIEVTSSDTCTLSPSFNGNGATRDFSNTICSVDLAWPTASSNCPAAPISGYRVERSTSPLFTSPVVLSTPAALGYLDTSVVGGTPYYYRVTALDNAGNTSSSSPIINATPVGPQGVNAPEQLDDVDTATYMTLSGEWGISNLRASTGTFSYRSAKAGATYRADTCATITTQPFSVGSATDLVFDARWNLEESWDGVVIEVSSDNGASWSVRTPVGGYPGTFAQTGSPPVNACGYISTQGAFTGSSGGVFVSKTLSLTEFAGGGPIQVRWRFSSDPGSEEEGFYLDNVRIPANGGESQYLLKSGFEDNEVQTPSPGCTPAG